The DNA segment CAACAGCAATGATCGGCGTTTCGCCGGCGCCCGCCGAAGGAGCGTCGGGCCGCCCAGGCAATGGTTTATCGAGCAAAACAATATCCAATTCCGGCACGTCATCAAACCGCGGCACCAAATACTTGGAAAAGGCGGCATTCAGCATTTTGCCATCGGCAAATTTCATTTCCTCTCGCAAAGCGGCGCCAATACCCATAATCACGCCTCCCATCACTTGGGTGCGTAAATTCTCGGGATTGATGATTGCGCCAGCTTCAAATACTTCGCATACATGACGAACCGAAATTTGGCCTGACTTAGGATCGACCTCCACTTCGGCACAAGCGGCCACTACCGAATTCTTGTCGGTCCCGCAGGCTAGGCCAATGCCAACGTTTTCAACGTTCTTGCCGCGGCGAGTGGTCCAATCGAATCGTGAGGTCGCTTCTTGCAACACTGCCCGTAGGCGTGGGTCGTCTAAATGAGCCAGCCGGAATTCCAGCGGGTCTTTGCCCGCGGCTTCAGCCAGCTCGTCCATCAGGCTTTCGCGAGCAAAAGTATTGCCAGTAGCGCTGAGCGCACGATAGGAGCCATGCCGCAACGGTGCAGCAGCCGCTTGCATTTGGGCAAACTTCTTTCCCACACGATACGGCGGATCGACCGCAGACCGTTCCGGCGGATTGATGTTCACAAAGTACCAACTGGTAATGTTGCCGTCGGAATCCAAACTAGCTTCGGCCTTTACCAGTGCCGCAGCTCGGAAATAGGCCCAGGTAAATTCCTCAGCCCGGGTCCAATGCAGCAACACCGGTTTGCCGGCTTCCTTTGCCAACCGTGCGGCTTCAATCGCCGATTCGCCGGAGTGCTTACCACCAAAGCCACCGCCAAAATCAGGCACAATCACACGTACTTTTTCCTGCGGAATGCTGAAGGCGCGAGCCAATTCTCCTTGCACGCCAAAGGGATTTTGCGAGGCAGTCCACACGGTCAGCTTGTCGCCTTCCCATTCGGCCACTTGGGAACGCGGTTCCATCGGGCAGTGCTGGATGTAAGCCACGTGATAATCTTGCTTCACGGTTTTGGCGGCCGCAGCCATTTCGTCTGCGTTGGGATTTTTTGACACGCCCCCACGAGCGGTTTTTTCGAGGTGCTCGAATAGTTGATCGCTGTCGGGATGTGAGGGGTGCTCCCATTCAGCCGTCGCGGCAATTGCCTCCAGCGCTTGATTTGCTCGAAATGTAGTTGGCGCGGCGACACCGACGAAGTCGCCGTCTTTGGTCACCACGACACCGTCCATTGCTTTAGCGACGTTCAAGTCGACTGATTTCAGCTTGGCCGGCTTCGATTGCAACCCAAACGATGGAGCGCGCAGTACTTTCCCATACAACATGCCAGGCCGTGTTATATCGGATGGGTAAACATGCTTGCCATTTACCAACTCCTCCCGATTGGGCCGCGGGGTAGGAACGCCCATAACCTTCCAACTTTTTACCGGTGTAACTTCGACCTGCGCAGGCACATCGTCGAACGCTTTGGCGGCGTCAGCAGACGAAGCCAGATCGGCATAGGTTGCATCTCGGTTACTAGCTGTGTGGATAACTCTGCCGTCGCGCACTTCTACTTCAGATGGCTCGACATTCCAGCCTTTGGCCGCAAGACCAATCAAAATTTGACGCGTCGCGGCAGCAGCTCGGCGAATGGAAGGCACTGTATTGGGAGTAGAACCGCTGCCGGCGGTGAGGCCGTCGTTGGGCACTAGGGCCGTGTCGGCCATGACCAGCGTGATGGCCGAAACCGGCAGGCGCAATTCTTCGGCGGCCGCTTCGGTGAACTCGGTCCGCGAACCTTGGCCGCATTCAACTTTGCCGGTGAGCAGGGTGACCTTGCCATCGGCGCCAATGTGCAGCCGAGCGGCCACTTTCGGCTGTCCACCACCACGAACGCCCCCTTTCCCTCCCCCTTTGCGTTGCGCAGCTTCTCGGCGCAGGGCATCTTCTTCGTTTACTTGGGCCCAAAGTGGTTCGGTGACGGCGATCAGCAAACCCGCACCCAGGGTTTGCAGAACCCGGCGGCGATCGACGCCGAAATTGAACTCGATTCGATCGACCGGTTCGTCATATGCCAGCGAAACCGGATCGGGCACGGCGACGATGGATACTCCCTCTCCTTCTGGAAGAGGGTTGGAGTGTGGGTGCTGGGGTCCGTTATGGGCGCTGGACTCGGTAAGGCTGGGTAAATTATGGGTGGTCGATTCCTTGGCAGCGGTTTTATTTTCAGGCAGCGCGACAGTGCTCATCGTTACGCCCTCCCTGCAAAGGTAGCGGTTTTGGCAGCGCGGCGCACGGCGTTGGTGATTTTCGGATAGCTGCAGCAGCGACACAAATTGCGGTTCATTCCGGTGATGATTTCAGCGTCGGTTGGGTTGGGCTTTTCTTCCAGGAGCGCTAAGGCGCACATGATCATGCCCGAGGTGCAGTACGCGCACTGAAATGCATTCTCTTCCAAAAACGCTTGTTGCACCGGGTGGAGCTTGTCTCCATCGGCCAAGCCTTCGATAGTGCGGACAGTTTTTCCGTCCACATCTTCAATGGCTGTGCGGCAGGAGAACACGCGTTTGCC comes from the Pirellulales bacterium genome and includes:
- a CDS encoding molybdopterin cofactor-binding domain-containing protein, whose product is MSTVALPENKTAAKESTTHNLPSLTESSAHNGPQHPHSNPLPEGEGVSIVAVPDPVSLAYDEPVDRIEFNFGVDRRRVLQTLGAGLLIAVTEPLWAQVNEEDALRREAAQRKGGGKGGVRGGGQPKVAARLHIGADGKVTLLTGKVECGQGSRTEFTEAAAEELRLPVSAITLVMADTALVPNDGLTAGSGSTPNTVPSIRRAAAATRQILIGLAAKGWNVEPSEVEVRDGRVIHTASNRDATYADLASSADAAKAFDDVPAQVEVTPVKSWKVMGVPTPRPNREELVNGKHVYPSDITRPGMLYGKVLRAPSFGLQSKPAKLKSVDLNVAKAMDGVVVTKDGDFVGVAAPTTFRANQALEAIAATAEWEHPSHPDSDQLFEHLEKTARGGVSKNPNADEMAAAAKTVKQDYHVAYIQHCPMEPRSQVAEWEGDKLTVWTASQNPFGVQGELARAFSIPQEKVRVIVPDFGGGFGGKHSGESAIEAARLAKEAGKPVLLHWTRAEEFTWAYFRAAALVKAEASLDSDGNITSWYFVNINPPERSAVDPPYRVGKKFAQMQAAAAPLRHGSYRALSATGNTFARESLMDELAEAAGKDPLEFRLAHLDDPRLRAVLQEATSRFDWTTRRGKNVENVGIGLACGTDKNSVVAACAEVEVDPKSGQISVRHVCEVFEAGAIINPENLRTQVMGGVIMGIGAALREEMKFADGKMLNAAFSKYLVPRFDDVPELDIVLLDKPLPGRPDAPSAGAGETPIIAVAPAIANAVFHATGQRIRQMPIKLTATT
- a CDS encoding (2Fe-2S)-binding protein; its protein translation is MGATFTLTVNGQKQQVVSDPQRSLLEVLREDLQLLGTKYGCGEARCGACSVIVDGKRVFSCRTAIEDVDGKTVRTIEGLADGDKLHPVQQAFLEENAFQCAYCTSGMIMCALALLEEKPNPTDAEIITGMNRNLCRCCSYPKITNAVRRAAKTATFAGRA